Below is a genomic region from Flammeovirgaceae bacterium SG7u.111.
CTGTTCTCGTTGCTCCTTCACATACTTATGGTATTCAAGCCGGGCTTTTGCGCTCAAATGCTTGGTATCTATCAATACCCTCCTGCCTACCTTCCTATTGAGCAATAACTCCAATATATCGAAGCCCAATGGCGTAAAGCCCAAATCGAAGTAGCTCACTTCTTTTCCATCTAGCCCCTTTGCCGAGCCGCTTTGGTCAAAAAAAGTATCGGCTATGCCCACAAAACTGGGAGCATGCCCTGAAAGGAAATTGTACTGATGGTGGGCAAATGTAAGCACAAATGGCGGATACGCATACGTTTTAAATTCTGTTACATTTTCGGTGTAAATCTTCCTCAGCTCAGCCGTATCTCCTGCTTTTTCTGCAGCAAGATGTTTCTCAAAATTTGTACTCTCATCCAAAAACATGTTCATCCCCTCGGCAGAGAGCAAAAATGCTATTTTATCATCATCTATTATCTTTTTGTACTCCTCGTAATTGTTAGCTATTTCATAAGCAGTTAGCCCATAATCAGGAAGCTTATTTTGATGGGAGATCAAGTAATCTCGCTCCAGCTTCGCTTGATTGAAATAATGGTATTCGGTTCCTTTGCTCTTCTCTCCTCTATTTACCCTATCTATCACATCGGCATCGTAGCCCGTCAAAGTCGCTACCATTTTGAAAAAACCTTCCTTCAGCTCTTCTTCTACTATCTCATTTCCAGGAATGATATTGAGGATTTTTTCTAGTGGCGAATTCTTATACCCTTCCAATGCTATAGTAAACACTCGCTCCAGCGGATAAATACTCACGCACATGCCTTTGATTCTCCCCTGAGCCATAGAGTTGAGGTGGATTTGTGAAGTATAATTCACTTCTTTTTCCAACATACGGGGCAAAATGTGGGTACTTCCTTTGGGCCGGAAACGCTCTTTCCACAATTCGGGATCGGGCAAAGGCTGGTCGCTTAAATGATGAATACACCTCGAGTTGAAAGGTTTGAAAGAAGGGTGTGCATGAAAGTCGAAAATCATGATTGGGCTAGATTAAATTGATGGATGAAAAAAAGTTTTGTTAGTGTTGGCAAAGTTTGCGTTAGCCTCCCAGATTTGTCAGGAGTAAAAAATGTAGATAATGTGAGATGAGGTATGTACTGTAAAAAAGGTTTATGTCAGAAATTAAATATAAGGTTTCCTTTATTAAAATGGCACGAATCTATGTGCATGTTTAAATTTTATCTGCTTTGCTGCAAAGCAGGGTTGTTTTATAGACATGCTACATATAAAATTGAGTTGATAGCAAGAATGTAAACCTACAGCACTAATTTTATTTGAGAAAACTTTGAACACAACTTCTATCAGAAAAAGTAATAAAATGGGTAAACACACAAGGCTATCGTTAATTGTAAAAATCAGTCAGGTGATTTTCATCCTACTATTACCAGCACTTTACCAGAGCGGGTGTACACCAAAAAAAACTGCTACAATTGTCCCTCCCCCTTACTTCGCCGACTCCATTCCTTACCCTGCCCGCAACCCGTTTAGCCCAGAAGGAATTACTTTGGGCAAGCAGTTGTTTTTCGACCCAGCCCTTTCTGCTAACGGAAGAATTTCTTGTGCCACTTGCCACCAACCCCAGCGCGCTTTTTCCGACGGGCTACCCCTTTCCAACTTGGGCAGTTCTCAAGAAACACTAGCTAGGCATACCCCTGCTCTCATCAATTTGGCTTGGAACAAAGGACTCTTTTGGGACGGTGGCGTAAAAAACTTGGAATCGGTATTATTCGCCCCCCTTTCTCATCCTGATGAGATGGCGTTGCCCCTGAAAGAACTAGTCACCAAACTCAAAAATGACCCGACCTATCCAGAGCAATTCAGGGAAGTTTTTGGAAATAGTATTCAAGTTGCCTACGTGGCGAGGGCACTGGCTCAATACCAGCGATCATTAATTTCGGCAAATGCCAAATACGATCAGGTTGTTTTGGGGAAAGAAGGAGTTGAATTTTTAGCATTGGAAAAAAAAGGATTGGCTCTTTTTGAGGAAAAATGTATTTCTTGCCACCCAGCACCATTTTTTACAGACCACGGTTTCCACAACATTGGGCTGGATTCCTTATACCCAACCGAACGTGAAAATCCCTTGCAAGGACGCTACCGCATCACGCTAGACTCCGCTGACTTGGGCAAATTCAAAACCCCGACCCTCAGGAACATTACCCTTACAGCCCCTTACATGCACGATGGGCGGTTCGCTACGCTGGAAGAAGTACTAGATCATTATTCTGAGGAAATGAAGCAGTCAAAAACATTGGATTCTACCTTTTTAGATAAAAATGGGAAAATTGGAATTGGGCTGGATGAGAAGGAGAAAGAAGCCCTGCTCAGCTTTTTACACACACTGACGGATAGTGGGTTTGTGAATCAGTATTGAAAATTCATTTCAGGTCGTCTAACACCTGTTGGATTTGCTTTTTGTTTTCAGGCAAGTGATTTATTGCTACATCCCAGATTATTTCATGGTCAATCCCAAAGTACTCGTGGGAAACCTTATTCCGCATCAAATACATTTCAGCCCAAGGAATTTCTGAATATCGCTCTTTAACTTCTTTAGGAATGTTTTTGGAGGCTTCTCCTATAATTTCAAAGTTCGGATTACGGCATCTACAGTTTTATGGTCTCTTTCGAACTGCTCATACGTATAACCCTCAATATACTCGGCTATCCTTTCAGTTGCCAGTAGCAAATCTTCGAGATACATTTTGAATGTCCTGTCCTTCTTTTTCACATCAAACAAATTTAACCTCGTCCAAAATCCGCTCCTTCAATTGAGCCTTTAAGGCATTTTTAGTCACCAAATCTATCTTTTTGTTAAAAATTTTCTCAAGATATAATTCAAGTGAAAAAAACTTCCATCCAATTGGTTTCTCAAGCTCCACCAAAATATCAATGTCACTTTCTTCGGTGGAAAGACCCGTAGAAAATGACCCAAAAACCCCTATCTCTTTAACTGAAAACTCTTTGTTAAGAATAGGCTTCAACTCCTTGAGTTTGGCTAATATATCTTGGCTTGTAATCATCGTATCAAAGATAACTTTTTTTAAACAAGATTGATTCCCGCCTCACACCAAATCATCCAAAGCCTCCTTCAATGTAGGAAATTTGAATTGGAAGCCTTCTTTTCCCAATCTGGTAGGTTTTACATACCTCCCGCTAAGCACTAGTTCGGGGTCAGTTTTGAAAAGGAGGTACGAACCCAGACGAACCATGAGCGCTGGAGCAGGGAGTCCAATTGGCATTCGCATTTTTTTTCTTAATTCTCCCATAAATACTTTGTTGGAAACGGGATGGGGGGCAGAGCTTATGTAATAGCCGTTATAACTTTCATTGGTGATGGCTTCGAGCATGATTGCGTTCATGTCGTCTTCGTGAAGCCAGCTTATGCCTTGGTTGCCATGCCCAGCTTTTCCGCCTAGCCCTAGCCTTACAATCTGCTTGAGGCTAGCCAAAGCACCGCCGTTTTTCCCAATTACAAAGCTGGTACGGAGCCTAACTTCCCGCACGCCCTTTGGCAATACTTCCAAAAATGTCTTTTCCCAAGCTTCGCCTACAAAGGGAGCAAGTCCGTAGCCATGAGTTGAACCTTCAGAGCAAACCTGAGTGGGCGGATCGCCATAAATATGCGCCGTGGACATTTGCACCCACACTTTGGGCGGTTTTTGTAAGGTTTCAAATGCTTTGCCTACCGCTTTGGTAGAATCGACCCTTGAGCGCAAAATCTGGTCAGCATTGCCGGGGGTTTTGATACAATCGACCGATCTGCCAGCTAAGTTCACCACCGCAGTCGCCCCTTCCAAAGTTTTTGCCCAATCCCCTACCGTCACGGCATCCCATTGGGCAAACTCGAAGTCTTCCTTGGGCTTGCTTCGGGCTACCAAAACGGGGGAATACCCCTTCTCTTTCAAGTACTTGGCAAAGCTCAAACCGATAAATCCTGTTCCTCCTGTGATGACTATTTTTTGCATGTATTGCTGTTTTTTCGTTGTAATAATTATAAATTAGTTCCATGCTCTTCAGCCACCATTTTATTCACTTTTGGCTGGATAATCCAAATACCTACGTAGAAAAACCAAATCATAAAAAACTCAC
It encodes:
- a CDS encoding TIGR01777 family oxidoreductase, which produces MQKIVITGGTGFIGLSFAKYLKEKGYSPVLVARSKPKEDFEFAQWDAVTVGDWAKTLEGATAVVNLAGRSVDCIKTPGNADQILRSRVDSTKAVGKAFETLQKPPKVWVQMSTAHIYGDPPTQVCSEGSTHGYGLAPFVGEAWEKTFLEVLPKGVREVRLRTSFVIGKNGGALASLKQIVRLGLGGKAGHGNQGISWLHEDDMNAIMLEAITNESYNGYYISSAPHPVSNKVFMGELRKKMRMPIGLPAPALMVRLGSYLLFKTDPELVLSGRYVKPTRLGKEGFQFKFPTLKEALDDLV
- a CDS encoding HepT-like ribonuclease domain-containing protein; the protein is MIGEASKNIPKEVKERYSEIPWAEMYLMRNKVSHEYFGIDHEIIWDVAINHLPENKKQIQQVLDDLK
- a CDS encoding nucleotidyltransferase family protein: MITSQDILAKLKELKPILNKEFSVKEIGVFGSFSTGLSTEESDIDILVELEKPIGWKFFSLELYLEKIFNKKIDLVTKNALKAQLKERILDEVKFV
- a CDS encoding cytochrome c peroxidase, with amino-acid sequence MGKHTRLSLIVKISQVIFILLLPALYQSGCTPKKTATIVPPPYFADSIPYPARNPFSPEGITLGKQLFFDPALSANGRISCATCHQPQRAFSDGLPLSNLGSSQETLARHTPALINLAWNKGLFWDGGVKNLESVLFAPLSHPDEMALPLKELVTKLKNDPTYPEQFREVFGNSIQVAYVARALAQYQRSLISANAKYDQVVLGKEGVEFLALEKKGLALFEEKCISCHPAPFFTDHGFHNIGLDSLYPTERENPLQGRYRITLDSADLGKFKTPTLRNITLTAPYMHDGRFATLEEVLDHYSEEMKQSKTLDSTFLDKNGKIGIGLDEKEKEALLSFLHTLTDSGFVNQY